TTCTTAATTTAAACTATTCGGGGATATTAAACGAAGAATATTACACACGCAACATTAGCCCAGTATTTCAATCCTTAAATATTCGTATTAAAGATTGTTTGGATCTCAAAGATAATTTCTtaaccaattttttaaatgtccaGTGAACTCACATTTTGAAATCTGATATATAAGCTTCATCTGGAAGTGTGACGTCAAATTTGACCTCTTGTGACGTGTTGGCGGGGTTCGCTACCTTACTCGTGACCAGGGTGGTTGCAAACCGGAACCGGATGTCGGATGTTACGTGCAAATAGTATATGCTTGgtttctgtagaaaaaaaaaaaagaaagaaaaaaaaggtgaaatattaatagcaatccatttttattttttaagaaatactagACTTTTTGAAATTAACATCAATCCTAATAACAGGAGAGAACTGTTCATTCTCATTCAATGTATTcttatatacttgaataaaatacttatgaaattaaattagaaacattaacatgaatgcgttatgttgtttttgttgaaaaaatcaCTATAATGTTGTGTACAACATTCACATCAAATACGGTATATAGATCAATTTATGCTTTATACTGTGATTTTTAAACTGATAATTTAGTGCTAgtttaatgattaattaaagatatgatatacacagaatttttttttctaaaacaaacaaaatagaaaaaagtgAATATGCTACCGTTGTCTTTCGTGAATCGTTTGAAGAGAGAGTGACATAAACCTAAGACATCTTTCACAGACTAAAACATCATAGTATTTCTGGgaaacaacttattgtattgtgaGTTAATTGCGTGACAGAATGCAGAAAGTTGTTCTTAATACATATATCTTTATATCAGCTTCAGGATCCACCAATTTCTTAAAGGATTCTATAGGCACTTTTTATTCGTATCGTATTTTGATGACATATACAcataaattatatgaaaaaaaacccagtatgACTCTGCTGGTTGCATCTtcaattcaatgttatcaaaatatatcgTTTCAAAATCGGGTTTAATGGTTTTTAGCTAAGTCTGCATGGCAATACGGGGTCTTTGtaacacataatttataatagAATCTAATTGTCCGGCTTTAaatatcagggttttttttaacgaaagcatggtgtgtcttatgaagTAAACGGGCCAGAACATACTTATTGAGCTAATCGAACACTACTCATGGACTCtttcaatcgcaacttctcgggcctttccggcaggctcggaaaaacacctcgaatatattacctaggcgtccatgacaaacccccttttttataaaacttgatataaatacaacacattttacgatctgttgagatgtaagctagacttcattaaagtaaatgatataccctaaaatataacacagaagcgacttataaggctgtctagccgatatatattttaatgggaagcgactccattttgtatgaaattctaacatccggtgatgttgatacattcgaggtgtttttccgagcctgccggaaagacacgagaagttgcgattgggaCTCTTTATCACTTGGCTCGTATATCTATTTCATTggacaacttttttttttaatctacaaCACATTAAATTAACTAATCTGCGTACCACGAAATAGCTTCTAGGAACTTGAGgtaaacaaagctattgtttgAATCAAGTTACAAAGTATGCTTAGATATACCGTGTTATTTAcgatgtgtattttttaaaacaatttaaaagaaatatttttataaaatgttttaactttTCTAATTTCCAGTGTTGGTTTTTAAGCTACTAGTATTGGTTATACATCtagatatataaacatttttaacaatcaaTCAAAAAAAGGTCTCTGTTTTGCACTTTGCAACATTTCAAACTTCTTATGTCAAAAATTCTAGTGAAAATCTACTTCAATCTACAGTGGTCCTTAGAACTGAAACAATTAACAAGTCTACAATTTCGAAATGAATGTTAGAATCCTGAATAAAGAATTCATTTCGCAACGCCTATACAGGGCAACCTTTATCGAGTAAAGTGCAGAAGCTCGAAGGAATGCGTATCAAATCGAAAGGGGAATTCCCTTTGGTTTCCCCCCTCATCAACCAGATTCCTCCTACAAACCATTGCCTTTTTAACAAGTACATCCAATGTTTGTATTTTTcgctgaaaaataaaatcatcggcaattttcttttttttttggcattttccCCTCTTTAAACATGCAGTTTATTATCTTTTTGActgaataaattttataaattttaaacagtcATTACGATCCTATTTATAGGTTCGAGactgtttttaatttaattctcTTACAAAAAGTCTTATTTAAATCGTGCCAGATATTAACTCCAACGTCTTATGAATTAAttaacttatatttatatccACGACAAACATCGTCAAGGCGTTTCGTTTTGGATAAAGTCACACGAGAATataacctctctctctctctctctcttgaaaaaaaaaactaaacgaGTGGTAgcattttagaattaaaaaatatcaggaTGAGTTTGTCGTTCctaaagtaaattaaaatatgaaggaatgaaaatgataaattaatatagcgtactttacatgtagatgtacgtcgttatttgttttattacctaatcaaaggcatttcatattaaatattttcgtcCATTTTATGTGTTTGAAAGTGATCTATTGAACTGACAGTCAATATACTGCGATCTATcatagaccgccggtcaatagactgtgatctattaGACCGTAGGtgcaatagactgcgatctattggaccggcaacgtattttagAAAAAGTTAAACTGCTACAAGATTAAAAGATAacattattatgtttattttactattgttcttaaaatttatcttttagGTCATCTTGGTATTGATTAGCAATGACCTGATGCATAATGGTATGAAAACcttattaaatatgtaatttataattgtgaacacaaaaaacaaaaaatggaattaggtaataaaacaattatttaatgcctgaacagtcaatagacccgaatttttcccttggtgcagggaacagctcagtatgatctattgccctcgacCGTTGACTTCGGGcgatagatcatactgagctgttccatgcacctcgggaaaaatattcgggtctattgactgcccaagcattaaataattgtataatattttttagcCATAACtctaaacaaataaacaaaacaaaacataaaaaaactcGACTTTATGTTAGGGCTTTAACGTTATCTAGCTTTGTTGAAATTAAGATATAACTGTGTCCCAAGGTTTTTACAAAACTCCTAGTTGATTTTACATACTAGTAGTCCcaatataacaatataaaacTTGCATCAGTCAAAATCGAACTTTTCCTTGGACAACCCCTATAGAAATAACACAGTTACCTATGGTCTTAATTACAGTGAGTAAATGAGTTTGTCCTAAACTTAGATATATGTACACCCGTCTTTCATGCAAGGCAACAAAATATCATAGATGAGCAAATGCGGGACTAAATcgttcttaaaaaaaacaatgaatttttttttacagttttaatgACATCAGATTATGTACACAACAAAGTGTTACGTGTAATTTGAGGGTTGCACATGAACAATTTGATGTTGGATTTCATCCTGGTgttttgcgaaaaaaaaattcaacttacatacaatttttattttcttttgagaGTCCTTGAACATGTCGTGAATTAACCTGTTTTTTAGCCTTTAATTAAACTTATCTGGGCTACTGATCGTTCCACGACTCAGACATTGACCTTAAGTTCTCTTCCTAcgttctgttttttttttggccctCTGATGATTTTGAAAACTGCATCGCAGGTCcagaatattaaaaacaaatgtctGCAAATCTATATagtgcaaatcggttgaatagtttttgagaaataacgctccaaaaaagtgagaaaaaagaaaaaaagaatgggtTTAATGTTACTTTCCATGAAATAAAGTTTGAATGAACTatatcttgtttttcttcgCAGTTTGTTTGACTTTATTTCCTTGTGTGCAAGTTGCAAaggcaaacttttttttcaatatatcatAAAAGAACCCATCACTgcctttttttcatttgcattttttcAATGCAAAGATTTCCTGGACGCTAGAAATATATCGATCCATACTGTAAAGAGCCTCGATCTCTCTGTATTTAATTACTCTTTGAAGACACTTGGGATAAAATTCCGGgcgttttgttgttgttgttgtttaaaatttatgttttttaacatatgaCTGTATAATGGTTTCTTGAAGattaatttctcttttttttttaaagataaacattaatattttgccTGCcatgatagaaataaaatttgctaAGGATTGAATTTTACGGAAGCTTATTGAGGCCAGttcagtaaataaattaatttatattgcgttaaatcgcaatagttattgcgttttaatgcaatcttttgcgtttattcgcaatgtattttgcgtttaaacgcaaaagattGCGATAAAACGCAAAAAGTTATGCGATTAAACGCAAAGTggattgcgtttaaacgcaaagttctgcgtttaaacgcaaagtattgcgtttaatcgcaaaatcaTTGCATTTAAACGCAAAACAAATATTGCGTTTAAATGCAAAACTATTATTGCATTTAAACGCAATAtattttgcgaataaacgcaaacgttttcgcgattaaacgcaataatttttgcgattaaacgcaaaaattttgcgattaaatgcaatgattttgcgattaaacgcaatgatttttgcgttaaatcgcaattaattcatttgcttatatacattTAGTATATGTACCAAGTATGTGAGGCACTTCTAAGCACACGTATCCTAAAATGAAGGATCGCGCTATAATAAATACAAGAGAGAGAATAAGTCTTTGCTTATGTTTGTTTCCAAATTCTTCCTTAGAGATGACATGGAAAATGGCTATTGATGGATTCACCAGTGATGTTTGCTTGCCGGATACTTTGTATCTAGACTGTGAGAAATAGTTGGATTGAAAAAACGGAAAAGACTCCATCGCAAAGAGCATTATGCCAAGTTTCATTTGCATTTGCAACAGTTGCATTGACGGCTAtactatgaaaatttattgtctCCAAGATATTACCAAATTGAATAGGTTATATaaccttttcaaaaagtaaaatcatcAATTTGAATAGGTGATTCCATCTATTCATACTGAAagagtgatacatgtatcattgttttcaaatatgtgataTCCCTTGTTCACATCACGAGATAAATAAGTGATTGATAGGTAATAATTCCAATTCTAATAAATGCTATCACTTTTTCAATAGGTGATATCAGAGATATAACAATTACAATAAATGCCAAATCAGTTCGTCATATTGAATAAACAGTATCACTTTCATTTGACaatgatataataaagcatTATGGATGGCAGTAATACAGTGTATGCGCGgactatttgattttattgaataattaagattCGATTTATGagaaacaatatgaaaaacCATTAGAAATAGAGGAGAGAGCACGACGAAAAAAGCGAGAAATGTCTAACATAACGTTTAATGAACAAATTGACGGATGATTGTGGCATAACATTAATAGTATGTCCTACTTATACATAACATAAGTATGTCATAAACCCCTTCTTTTGgtctgaaaagaaaaaagtcatgttcagattttaaaaaaagttttgcaATAAAACGCAATAACTATTGCGTTTAAACCCAATACTTTTTGCCATTAAACGCAAcgattattgcgtttaatcgcaaaattgTTGCGTTTAACCGCAAAAGCgtttgcgtttattcgcaaaaatCATTGCGTTAAAACGCAATATTacctttgcgtttaaacgcaataattttttgcatttaaacgcaatacttttgcgtttaaacgcaaaactttgcgtttaaacgcaaaccTTTGCGTTAAAACGCAATTgctattgcgtttaaacgcaattgctattgcgtttaaacgcaaaacttattgcgatttaacgcaaaagattgcgattaaacgcaataactattgcgtttaaacgcaaaagaaattattttttctgctaAGCTGGCCTCAATAAGCTTCCGTAGAATTTCGATACACACTACAATGTATAAATGTTATCAACGGTACGTATTAAATACCCCATCGAATACGTCTTCTTTTACACTATTTGTGCCtaaaatttaacatatacatgtatatatacgcGGTACCAGGAAGTTATAGCATGCATTTCAATATGTACAACCCTTTTTTGCTTTATGCAGAACACATTTACGGGTACGGGTGCAATGAATAAAGTTTGTAGCTCGTAGCTTGAACCTCGGTCGTTAGTAAATGTCATATGAATCTTGAGTTTTATCATGATCGTAAAATTTCTACCATTCATTTATAAGAAAACGCCGATGAACTCTTTCAAGACTTATAATTCGATTTATTTTGAAAGCATTGCAACTCAATGCAAATTGatacattgaaattaaaatatattctgtGAATAACAGGAAAAAATACAACTTTGCGAAagtcataaatacatgtatctaaggTACAGGTATTGGGATTACATTCATCTACATGTGAATGCGTATTAGAGCTGTACCCACGGGCCACTTGAACAAAAATCTACAAATGCGGtcgtttttattcaaatttcatttttcacatACCTGACTTCCGAGTCCCAAACTTAAAAACGTAATGAATAAACAGAGACGCAAAATATTTGGTGGAAACATCATGAGGTTAAAGTTTTCGGGCACTTCGAATCAGGATCAAAAATGTAGCAGTGGTTCAAATGTATGGTTGCTGGTATGTTATTCAGAATCATTCACTGTGAAGTAATCAAAATCCCTATCCAAATGTCAAGGCAACAATCACGGGAGTCATTTTTCGCTGCACACTGTTCGCCTCCGTTTTCCACTGTTTATATATTGACATGGAGTGGGGGAAAGTCGTCTGCTCGAGGCCTTTCTAAATAAGGACGTTTCCGTTCTGAGAGCCACCTGTTTGTGATTTAAACTGCAGTTTTCTTGGTCATTTATCCTTGATAAGATCTGATCGAACGACTTATCTTTTTTACCCGCGCTGAGGACACAATGTGATAAGCGTTTAAAGTATTGATTAATGCAGTTGATACGTTTAATAGGGGGCAAGATCAAGTGTCTTAAGCATTGTTATCAAATAACTCAATTGATTTATTAAGAAACGAAATATGTAAAGGTATACCCCAAGTTACATCCAATTTATGAATTGAACTTGTAGAGATCTGTTTTGATAATTGGGAAACAAATAGTTGGGGTTGGGTTTTGAATTAAACTCAGTCCATCGGGAGTAGTATGGAATCATCAAGTACGTGTTCTCTGCGTTGAATTGCTGTGCTTTTTACGACAATCTAGCTAGATAACGTAAATGTAAATTATCACataaaattgaagaatttaagaTTCCCGTCATCTTTCTTTTGCTTAAATTCTTTTATTAGacaattattaataatatattcattaatttttcttcttctgaTATCTCCAGAAGAAATGGAATGGACGTTTGTGCTTAGATATGTTGATATTCATTATCGTCTGCTACAGTGCATGTctaagaaaacatttaatttcattttcccCTACTGCATGGGTGGGTGATAACTGATGTAGTCTCGTTCattttcataccaattttttCATACTCCCAAAaacgttggggggggggggtgaactccatgataattcaattttttatacgtaaatttaaaaaaataagttactGCGAGAAAAAGGGGAGGGGCCAGCCTCCCCCCCCCcgccgatgctacgtgcctgttattAAGGAGTCTTGGGggagaatgtttcaaacatacgatttcctttaaaaaagatTTCCAGTGAAAGGTCAACTTATGAATAGACTATGTccaaatataaagtaaattgaccAGACAGTTTATCTGTTTATCGAGATCAAATTTTGGTCGTAAGTCCGAATCATCCCCGACATTttctataggaatatatagaaaaaagggggttataattacaaatatatgattttcttttaattttcagcgATGGAAGGTTAATGTATAAGTAAACGTTTTGCCCAAACGAAATTGACCGGATAGTTTTTATGCAATCTGCCGTCATAGTTTGGTCCGACATTTTACATATAGAATTGTATGGAATAAAAAGATGTTTacgaatcaaatttaattttatttgtaatagataaaaaaaatacctttccACTCACCTGgaacatgaatttttttttatcccaacTGTTAACTCATATTTTcagtattatatataattgtcTATTGTAtctcacaatatttcatatgatgtatttatatataaaagttgTATGTTGTTCTCCATAGGGAGAATGCACGCTCTTCAGAGATTCTCTGAAGCCTACTGGCTCCGCATTTTGCGTGCATCGCATATGTTTATACTTGTAAAATACTGAGGAGCTTATGGCTTAAAGTTGAAtaattaatgataataatagtAGGTAAATGTGAAtgttattgtttaaatcattgtttcttaatttgatttacttgtatataaatgtatattgattATCCCGAATCAAATTCCATCGTAAATGCAAAATGGCAGTTGTTATTTTCTTAATAGATGAAAtatcgttaaaaaaaacaactttcgGTTCATTCACAACAGTAACTTCTACTAAAATTGGTCTACAGAAAACTATCTAATTAAGCTGTCAAAAGAACAAAGAAAGGCTGGGACAGATGTTACCCATCCGGAAACCCTGGCATTTCTAAATAAAtgcaaatgcaaaaaaatacatttattgcaataaaaaaaattatagagtaGAACTACAAATGAGAACTATACAATTCAGATGGAAAATTACAGAATTAACATGGAAGTTAtcgaatacaaatataaaatttatacaatatacaatGGAAAAGATCAAATATTGCAAACTTGGACATGGCactgatattttttgtaaaaaagaaattcaactACCTTAAATTGTTTTGAGTGTTTGCCAAGTTATATAATGGCCACGCAGGAATTTAGCAATTATTAATACAGTGTAAATTGCATTTAGTTGCTGTTTCCGTCTGTTTTGGTAGTCGGTCCATTTTAATAAGCTATATATAGGCCTAGATGACCACTGTTAAATGCAGGCAATGGCCTAGATATTCACATTACAAGTGCTATACATCTTAATGTACTTACTGATTAGGAGAACTTGTACTGAAAACACCGCGTATTGCGAAATAAAAGTAAGTGGATGGAGATGCCTGAAATGCTAACAAActgcagtacatgtacatcaattatGTCCAATGACTATTTCTTAaaggtttaaatatttttattatgtagttacatgtatatatgtactgTATAGAGTGTTTCAAGGTTGCAGAGATAttagattttattaaaaaaaaaaaacaaaaaaacaaaaacaaaaacaaaaaaaaaacccacaaaaagcACACCCCcccaacaaacaaacaattgcaaacaatttacatatatttgaaatgatatAGTTATACTCTGtactgtataattatatattcgaTAGATtctagatatttttttcaatttccaaTCGGTAAATTGATGATCTAACGTTCCATCGATTGCCGATCTCTAGTGCTTGATAAATCAAAgcgtaaaatgaaaaaaaaaaaaacagagaaaagatctatataaCAGACAtagtatccccccccccccccaaaaaaaatagaGGGGTGCGTGGCATTCGTgtttcagcccccccccccccccccacccaccatGTTACCATTTTCCCCCAGAACCCTAGCCATATGTTACGGAAGAAATAACTGGAGTGAGGTGTGTATTTATAAATCGAAATACATTATTTATCGGTTCCAATCTATATTCCTAAATGATATGTACATCGCACCCCTAGATCCGCCATTATCTAACAGAAGAGTTCCTCTAAAAGGGAGGTAATTCAAATTTGTGTTATGAAAATGTCTTCGTCGAGAACACAGGCTGTGCTTGCAGCGATACCAAAACTTATTAAACACAGACCAAGTTGCTTGGTTAGAGGtaagcaatttcaaaatttcatgctCACAAATTGAATACGTCGAAGATGATATTGTGTGGCCACGCATAGGTGTGCAATGTGTAGCCCGAATTTTCTCTACTCGCTTGCAAccgatgatttttaaacatgccGATAGAAACATGATGGAAAATAAAAGCTCAAAATgctgtaaaaattattttgaaaataaattataaaggaAAAATTAGCGACACCAATCAACAAGACCTTTGAgaggttatacatgtatatacagtgtaatttattataattactgGCGTGCCAGTACAGTTAAACTTAAAGATCCacagaatttttaaagaatgtgtTCAACATTTTCTTATCTGCAATAAAGTAGCTCtctcccttttttttttgggggggggggggggtgcaggaAACGtcagataaaaaaatcagagaGGGGTACTTTAAGTTTATTGCAGCAAAGACATAATTTACAGGGACATAACTAACGTTATTTGCAGATggcattttcattttgaatgtacAGATAGATCCCTATATGTGGTTGTttgtatcataatttttttccccaGCCTCACAACACAGAAACTACAGTCAGAGCTCAGCTGCAAAGACAACAGAGGCTACTGCAGAGAAATGGGGACTAGCAGGGGCACTATACCTAGAGAGACTGCCGGTTATTACCCCAAAAATGACCAGGCTCGAACAAGAATACAAAGAGTACAAGTTACAACAAGAAGTTGAACAAAGTCTGCTCTCGGAGTATGAGATTACTAAAAAGGAAGAAGAGTAAGTCTTTATCACAATGTggaattgtaaattataatgTATGTAAATCTTTGTTACAAATGAACTGAAACATAATtggcaaattttattttataaatgaagaattttatgagggaaaatttttttaaaaatcgttgaCCTCGAAAacgtacaaaaaaaaattaaggaaatcTGACTATGGGTAAAATTCAGGGGGCCCTGGTTTACATTCCAGTCTGATCTGTCATTATTTCACCCATCCCATTACTTTTATGCCATGCCAaaccctggaactaacaggttaccTCCTGCTAGGGGGAGATCATTGGGTGATCTTCGAAGGCAAAGATCATTTTAGGGGGATGAAGATGACGGTCAGACAGGCTCGAATTTTGGCGCCAGATAGCTCTGCATGCAGTTAGTAACTTGAttgagcacctgactagaggtTCAGGCAGGGTTTGACATTATGTTTTTGAATTACTAGACCAGTCGGGCTATCTCAGCAATGTTTTACTAGCCTGACTGCTTTACCACTAGCCCTGaccaattttgacaaaaatagaCTAAAAGTAACAACAAACCCCAAATATTAAAGACTTTTTCCTGTAATTGTATTGGTTTATCTTTACcaataatgaatcattcaaaCCTTATTTAAGATTCAATTTAATCAACTCGTATGTTgaggatctttttttttttaaaataactgtaATCAAACTTTATGATTATTTAGCATTAATTTGGCAgagttattaactaattacaacTTACCAACCAACTGAAAGATCAACACTGAGTCTAGCCTAAAAGTAATCAACATCGTTTTGCACAGCATGTGGTTGCATCACCCGTCTCGACTTATTAATCACAACAGGCGTTAACTTAGTCTGAGAAGATGTCTTTAGAATTagataattattaatttattgcaTCTGGGTTAACATACACGATTGTGAACTCAGTGTACAGGGTGACTTGAGCTTTtctttcggaggaaattccGGCGAAGTAACCGATCAAAAAGGGAGTATTTCGCCTACATCATCTCCTAGGTTAGTCATTGGGTTGTACTTAAATTACGGTAGTTTGTAGAATTTATGCCTTTTATAGGAAAAGGTGCTTTTAAAGTTATGtgcacatttattttttttttcacacgaCCAGTCGGTCTAGTGCACAGACATTTTACCCCAACCGGACCTATCATTTACTAGACAAAGTCGGTCGGACGTGCCTTAGTGTCAAACCCTGTCAGGGGACTTGGGTTAGAATCCCAGTCTTTCGTGTCATTATTTCTTTCATCCTGATACATTCGGTGTCTTGCTTAACCCTATATAGAACTGACATGTTAACTCCTGCGAGGGGAAAAAGCTGGGGTGATCTTTGAGAGCAAAGATCATTTTAGGGAGAGGAATGTGACAGTCAGACTGGCCTGAATACTGGCGCGAGTTAACTCATTTAAGCACCTAGATAATCAGGGGGTTTGGTTTGATCCCAGTCTGGTCTGTTTTTATTTCTCACTTcccatgtaaaaacaaaaacaaaaaggaaaatTCATTGTAACTATGTAAGCCATTAAAAAGGTAGCAAGTGTGAAATCATgagaaattttatcattatattcATTGGACAATACATTATATTACAgctaatttgaataaattttttctttcttgattTTCACTCTTTGGCCTAATGGCCATGTTGGCTGCTAAAACATACATGAAAAAgtagaaaatgaaatgtttcgTAACAATTGGATGAAGCCATCAGATTAAAAAAACAGTTTCTTCCTGGTTTCAGAGAAAGACTAGCAATACAGAAGAAGAATGTTTTAGATACCCCACTCCATCTCAGAAACATACCCATACAAACTATGCAGGATAAAGAAGAGCTTTGGAGCAAGGAACTAGCTCAGTTTACACCTGCAGATAGAGAGACTGGTATGTTTAACAGGCCaatgttttcttattttcataatGTGCTGTGCAGCTTAACTGATACCTGATATACTGTAACTGATAACTGTCGTACTGCTCTTTTGCTGAGTTAAATTGATACTttgatacagtaaaactcgtttagtacgaacacggatattgcgaatttacggatatagcgaagtcatcttggatccccagctatgttaatttaatgaatttcttatacggttataatgaattacggatatagcgaagtaatttcttaggtcccagtgacttcgttataaccgagttttgctgtatatacatgtacatgtaatttggtgatatttttaaaacaagtggaTAATCGTCATGttcggatccagaaatttttttttacgggGGCTGGGAGGGTCTGagtatgaatatttatttgtacTAAGTAAATTTGTCAAGCAAAAGAGCAGTTCTGTATAGCAGTAATCGTAAAGGGGTGAATAATAAGTTTTGATATGCCAAGAAAAACATCAAGATATGCAAGGATTTGAGACATTTTTAAGTTGAAATTCATATCAAGAAACAGTAGTTTGGACTTCTAATGAAATATCTGATGTTCAAGAGAACAAAGTTAaactgtataaacaatttattattttttgatgatcaattttattacaggtaCCAGCATTAATCGAAAgtgtatcatttttatttagaatatcAAAAGGCACAagttgaatttgaaaaaaaacccaactttttaaatttctgaatttaCCTTTTTTT
This genomic window from Crassostrea angulata isolate pt1a10 chromosome 8, ASM2561291v2, whole genome shotgun sequence contains:
- the LOC128160164 gene encoding 39S ribosomal protein L46, mitochondrial-like, producing the protein MKMSSSRTQAVLAAIPKLIKHRPSCLVRASQHRNYSQSSAAKTTEATAEKWGLAGALYLERLPVITPKMTRLEQEYKEYKLQQEVEQSLLSEYEITKKEEEERLAIQKKNVLDTPLHLRNIPIQTMQDKEELWSKELAQFTPADRETEADKSNDMRSTDRKLDQSLVLLLKQVVDGKEWWYLPTMNYTPGLSMREVAEQALTSNCGTDLKFRVFGNAPSGYQIKNYGREKREETKLNGHKIFIYKAEYRGGPVIPDEDNSVLDYAWVTPKELRQYLGRTTSRVLNKFIIY